The Aeromicrobium senzhongii genome includes a window with the following:
- a CDS encoding NAD(P)H-quinone oxidoreductase: MRAVIVEEPGGPESLVVADLPDPAPGPGEVAVTVAAAGVNRADLLQRQGHYPPPPGITDVLGLECSGIVESVGEGVTDHAPGDEVCVLLSGGGYAERVVAPAGQVVRVPTGTTLIEAAAIPETYATVWSNVFMLASLSEGEKLLVHGGASGIGTTAIQLAKAFGATVVTTVGSEDKARTVRELGADVVVNYREDDFVEACQDLGGVDVVLDIIGGRYLAQNVASLARGGRIVVIGMQGGRKGELNLGALLAKQGTIAATSLRFRPAQEKAEIMADLVEHVWPLIEQGRLGPIVHETVPLARVADAHRILEESSHIGKVVLDVGV, translated from the coding sequence ATGCGAGCCGTCATCGTCGAAGAGCCCGGAGGCCCCGAGAGCCTCGTCGTCGCCGATTTGCCCGACCCCGCACCCGGGCCGGGCGAGGTGGCCGTCACGGTCGCCGCGGCGGGCGTCAACCGCGCGGACCTGCTGCAGCGACAGGGTCACTACCCGCCGCCCCCGGGCATCACGGACGTCCTCGGGCTGGAGTGCTCCGGCATCGTCGAGTCCGTGGGCGAGGGCGTCACCGACCACGCGCCCGGCGACGAGGTCTGCGTCCTGCTGAGCGGCGGGGGCTACGCCGAGCGGGTCGTCGCTCCGGCGGGTCAGGTCGTGCGCGTTCCCACCGGGACGACGCTGATCGAGGCCGCGGCCATCCCCGAGACGTACGCGACCGTGTGGTCCAACGTCTTCATGCTGGCCAGCCTGAGCGAGGGCGAGAAGCTGCTCGTCCACGGCGGTGCCAGTGGCATCGGCACCACCGCGATCCAGCTGGCCAAGGCCTTCGGGGCCACGGTCGTCACGACGGTCGGCAGCGAGGACAAGGCCCGGACCGTCCGCGAGCTCGGCGCCGACGTGGTCGTGAACTACCGCGAGGACGACTTCGTGGAGGCGTGCCAGGACCTCGGGGGCGTCGATGTCGTGCTGGACATCATCGGCGGCAGGTACCTCGCCCAGAACGTGGCCTCCCTGGCGCGCGGTGGTCGGATCGTCGTCATCGGCATGCAGGGCGGACGTAAGGGCGAGCTGAACCTGGGGGCACTGCTGGCGAAGCAGGGCACCATCGCCGCGACGTCCCTGCGGTTCCGCCCGGCCCAGGAGAAGGCCGAGATCATGGCCGACCTCGTCGAGCACGTCTGGCCGCTGATCGAGCAGGGCCGCCTGGGTCCGATCGTCCACGAGACCGTGCCGCTGGCGCGCGTGGCCGACGCCCACCGCATCCTCGAGGAGTCCTCGCACATCGGCAAGGTCGTGCTGGACGTCGGTGTCTGA
- a CDS encoding bacterial proteasome activator family protein: protein MTDDRIIDPHGQPVPAPQDKSRTALTDLVEQPAKVMRIGGMIRQLLEEVKAAPLDDASRARLREIHHQSIDELKDGLAPELVEELERLSLPFDAESPSDAELRVGQAQLVGWLEGLFHGIQAALYAQQVQAQSQLHNMRLALPGGANRGEGGEGGEGETPVTPGDAGGMYL from the coding sequence ATGACCGACGACCGGATCATCGACCCGCACGGCCAGCCGGTGCCCGCCCCGCAGGACAAGTCCCGCACGGCGCTCACCGACCTCGTCGAGCAGCCCGCCAAGGTCATGCGCATCGGCGGCATGATCCGCCAGTTGCTCGAAGAGGTGAAGGCTGCGCCCCTCGACGACGCCAGCCGAGCCCGCCTGCGCGAGATCCACCACCAGTCCATCGACGAGCTCAAGGACGGCCTCGCTCCCGAGCTCGTCGAGGAGCTCGAGCGCCTCAGCCTGCCGTTCGACGCCGAGTCGCCGAGCGACGCCGAGCTGCGCGTCGGCCAGGCCCAGCTCGTCGGTTGGCTCGAGGGGCTCTTCCACGGGATCCAGGCGGCGCTGTACGCCCAGCAGGTCCAGGCCCAGAGCCAGTTGCACAACATGCGGCTGGCGCTTCCGGGCGGCGCGAACCGGGGCGAGGGTGGCGAGGGTGGCGAGGGCGAGACACCGGTCACCCCGGGTGATGCCGGCGGAATGTACCTCTAG
- a CDS encoding winged helix-turn-helix domain-containing protein, translating into MRPTLPPCAMAPAMYQDEILLSPPSRRDVTAEQWRDYQGKKAAAHRRCAGCSVLDDCLYRAVVEVDVSGFLACTSEADRRAMRRELGIEVRVDSGAYGTARVGGGPVDHNEVMGARRAHPDETCRELAERLGCSTSTVKRHLRQEREGLVESSVATVAQKPTMEQVLDAFDRLDTSRSV; encoded by the coding sequence ATGAGGCCGACCCTCCCGCCGTGCGCCATGGCGCCGGCGATGTACCAGGACGAGATCCTGTTGTCCCCGCCGTCCCGTCGCGACGTCACCGCCGAGCAGTGGCGCGACTACCAGGGCAAGAAGGCCGCGGCGCATCGCCGCTGTGCCGGCTGCTCGGTGCTCGACGACTGCCTCTACCGGGCCGTGGTCGAGGTCGACGTCTCCGGGTTCCTCGCCTGCACCAGTGAGGCCGACCGCCGGGCGATGCGCCGAGAGCTGGGCATCGAGGTCCGGGTCGACTCCGGCGCGTACGGCACCGCTCGCGTCGGTGGCGGGCCCGTCGACCACAACGAGGTCATGGGCGCCCGCCGGGCCCACCCCGACGAGACCTGCCGCGAGTTGGCCGAGCGGCTGGGGTGCTCCACCTCCACCGTCAAGCGCCACCTGCGCCAGGAGCGCGAGGGGCTCGTCGAGTCCTCCGTCGCCACGGTGGCCCAGAAGCCCACGATGGAGCAGGTGCTCGACGCGTTCGACCGTCTCGACACGTCGCGCAGCGTCTGA
- a CDS encoding sodium/solute symporter, translating to MSPAWGIAAVALVSIATLAIGSFGLRISRTSSDFYVASRSVSPSLNGSAISGEYLSAASYLGIAGLVLTHGADMLWYPIGWTVGYLLLLVFVAAPLRRSGAYTIPDFAQVRLQSLAVRRVSTALVVAVGWLYLIPQFQGAGLTLQTVLDAPRWFGTVLVAVIVTVSVALGGMRAITFVQAFQYWLKLTALLVPVMFLLLAWSRDGRPGTQAPVDWWVPLGDGGPEAIYSTYAVIVATFLGTMGLPHVVVRFYTNPDGHAARRTTLVVLVLVSAFYLLPTIYGVLGRVYASDLVASGRADAVVLELPSRLVAGTAGEFLTALVTAGAFAAFLSTSSGVTMALAGVVGQGLSSHGPWRGRLSSIAGLRVAAALCVTVPLALAFVTEPIPVASSVIFAFALAASTFCPLLVLGIWWRGLTSAGAIAGLLGGGVCAGVAPFVSLALDTEGWWNTLMSQPALWSVPVGFGLMVGVSLATRGTVPATVGRTMVRLHTPERVQVDRRF from the coding sequence ATGAGCCCGGCCTGGGGCATCGCCGCCGTCGCACTGGTCTCGATCGCCACCTTGGCGATCGGCAGCTTCGGACTGCGCATCAGCCGCACGAGCAGCGACTTCTACGTCGCCTCGCGCTCGGTCTCCCCCTCGCTGAACGGCTCCGCGATCAGCGGGGAGTACCTGTCGGCCGCGTCCTACCTCGGCATCGCCGGACTCGTGCTGACCCACGGCGCCGACATGCTCTGGTACCCGATCGGCTGGACCGTCGGCTACCTGTTGCTGCTGGTCTTCGTCGCCGCGCCGCTGCGCCGCTCGGGCGCCTACACGATCCCCGACTTCGCCCAGGTCAGACTGCAGTCGCTGGCCGTGCGGCGCGTGTCGACGGCGCTCGTGGTGGCGGTGGGCTGGCTCTACCTGATCCCGCAGTTCCAGGGCGCCGGGCTGACGTTGCAGACGGTCCTGGACGCTCCCCGCTGGTTCGGCACGGTCCTCGTGGCCGTCATCGTGACCGTGAGCGTGGCCCTGGGCGGCATGCGCGCCATCACCTTCGTCCAGGCGTTCCAGTACTGGCTGAAGCTGACCGCCCTGCTCGTGCCGGTGATGTTCCTGCTGCTGGCGTGGTCGCGCGACGGCCGGCCCGGGACCCAGGCGCCCGTCGACTGGTGGGTCCCGCTGGGCGACGGCGGCCCCGAGGCGATCTACTCCACCTACGCCGTCATCGTCGCGACGTTCCTGGGCACGATGGGACTGCCGCACGTCGTCGTGCGCTTCTACACCAACCCCGACGGCCACGCGGCGCGCCGGACGACCCTGGTCGTCCTGGTGCTGGTCTCGGCGTTCTACCTGCTGCCGACGATCTACGGCGTGCTGGGCCGGGTCTACGCCTCGGACCTCGTGGCCTCGGGACGCGCCGACGCGGTCGTCCTCGAACTGCCCAGTCGCCTCGTCGCGGGGACGGCCGGCGAGTTCCTGACCGCGCTGGTGACCGCCGGCGCCTTCGCCGCGTTCCTGTCGACCTCGTCGGGAGTGACGATGGCGCTGGCGGGCGTGGTGGGTCAGGGACTGAGCAGCCACGGCCCGTGGCGGGGACGGCTCTCCTCGATCGCCGGGCTGCGGGTGGCGGCCGCGTTGTGCGTGACCGTGCCTCTCGCCCTGGCGTTCGTCACCGAGCCGATCCCGGTGGCCAGCTCGGTCATCTTCGCCTTCGCCCTGGCGGCGTCGACCTTCTGTCCGCTCCTCGTGCTGGGTATCTGGTGGCGCGGCCTGACCTCGGCCGGCGCGATCGCCGGGCTCCTGGGAGGCGGCGTCTGTGCGGGCGTCGCCCCGTTCGTGTCCCTCGCCCTCGACACCGAGGGATGGTGGAACACGCTGATGAGTCAGCCGGCGCTGTGGTCGGTACCGGTGGGGTTCGGCCTGATGGTGGGCGTCTCACTGGCGACGCGGGGCACCGTCCCCGCCACGGTCGGACGCACGATGGTGCGCCTGCACACGCCCGAGCGGGTGCAGGTCGACCGGCGATTCTGA